The sequence below is a genomic window from Blastococcus sp. Marseille-P5729.
CGGCACCGACCAGGCGGCCGAGGCAGTCGTCGGGTTCTACACCAAGTTCGGTGACGGGGCCGCCGACGTCCTCCCCCTGGCCGGTCTACCCAAGCGGCGGGTCCGCGAGATCGGCACGCATCTCGGCGCCTCGAAACAGCTGATCGAGAAGATCCCGACCGCCGACCTCGAAAGCGACAAGCCGCTGCTCGCTGACGAGCAGGCGCTGGGAGTCTCCTACCACCACATCGACGACTACCTGGAGGGCAAGGAGGTGCCGGCGGAGGCCGAGCAGACGATCGTCGACTGGCACCGGCGTACCGCGCACAAGCGCGCCCTGCCCGTGAGCCCGCAGGACTTCGAGCAGTCTCACTAAGCCGGGCGCGGGTCCTAGGGCATGCCCAGCTGCCGGGCCAGTGCCGCGCCGAGGGCGGCGATGACCGCCACGCCGATGAACGGCACGCGCAGCCTGATCGCGACGATCGCCAGCAGGACGCCGACGACCCGGGCGTCGCCCACGATCCGCTCACCGGAGCCGAAGGTCTGGGTCGCGGCGAGCGCCGCTAGCAGCCCGATCGGCAACAGCATGGCAACACGGCGCACGGACGGCGAGTCGAGCGCTCGCTCGGGGATCGACATTCCGGCGTACTTCAGCAGATAGCAGCCGAGGCAGGCGACCGCGATGCCCAGCCACATCACCGGTCATCACCCGGGCCCGGTGCGCTCGGGTCGTCCTTGGTCATCGGGACCGGACCCGCCTCGGGTGTCCCGCGGGCAATGAGCGCGAAGATCCCGACCGCCGCCGCGGCGACGATCACCGGCAGCCCCGCAGGCACCACCGGGATGACGAGGAGGGCCACGGCCGCGCCGATCAACGCAGTGAGCCAGGCCGTGCGGCTGGTCAGCCGGGCGGCGAACAGGAAGATGAAGGCAGCGGGCGCCACCGCATCGAGCCCGAGCGCCTGGGGGTCCGGGAGGGAGCCGGCCGCAACCGCACCGACCAGCGTGCCGAGATTCCACAGCACGTAGATCGCGAGGCCCGTCGACCAGAACGCGAGCCGCTTAAGGCGAACGTCGTCCTCGCCCATCGACATCGCCGTGGACTCGTCGATCACGACCTGCGCGGCGACCAGCTTGCGGCCGCCACGCACCCGCAGCACCGGGGCCAACGTCAGCCCGTACAGCGTGTTGCGCGCGCCGAGCAGGATCGCCGCCGCCGCTCCCGCCAGCGGCGCGCCACCCCCAGCGATGAC
It includes:
- a CDS encoding AzlC family ABC transporter permease → MTADLDRADRSRVLRNGVVMGLVTGAYGLTFGALGVTSGLSLLQTCVLSLAMFTGGSQFAYVGVIAGGGAPLAGAAAAILLGARNTLYGLTLAPVLRVRGGRKLVAAQVVIDESTAMSMGEDDVRLKRLAFWSTGLAIYVLWNLGTLVGAVAAGSLPDPQALGLDAVAPAAFIFLFAARLTSRTAWLTALIGAAVALLVIPVVPAGLPVIVAAAAVGIFALIARGTPEAGPVPMTKDDPSAPGPGDDR
- a CDS encoding AzlD domain-containing protein — encoded protein: MWLGIAVACLGCYLLKYAGMSIPERALDSPSVRRVAMLLPIGLLAALAATQTFGSGERIVGDARVVGVLLAIVAIRLRVPFIGVAVIAALGAALARQLGMP